A part of Liolophura sinensis isolate JHLJ2023 chromosome 1, CUHK_Ljap_v2, whole genome shotgun sequence genomic DNA contains:
- the LOC135463397 gene encoding transcription cofactor vestigial-like protein 2: MSGAEGMFPVFPTDGLYRQWKDPLGSRKAGLPQMQDSLDSENYSATSGAVIKEEEVLEKELVPKDTQYLTANCVLFTYFTGDTSSVVDEHFSRALSQASNCSGPLSASRSSAWKDGWPMSQRNFPPSFWNSAYQPPSASMPSATLTADPYLSGSFHGFTGFHPQDAWHYPSTSQSRPHGFSHHRSMAAMPGVHDFSYASMASPSHYSPHYGSILMQQSLRPGRLAHGLSHQYDLGMLGKSPESWGSRLNATGRLGADFTATSSLDPSASGLQETSKEPYWF, translated from the exons ATGAGCGGTGCAGAGGGGATGTTTCCAGTGTTCCCTACAGACGGACTTTACCGGCAGTGGAAGGACCCACTTGGTAGCCGG AAAGCCGGCCTGCCACAAATGCAAGATTCGTTAGATTCCGAGAATTATTCTGCGACTAGTGGAGCCGTTATAAAAGAAGAAGAAGTGTTAGAGAAGGAGCTTGTGCCTAAAGACACTCAGTATCTTACTGCCAATTGTGtcttatttacatattttacgGGTGATACCTCCAGCGTTGTGGACGAACATTTCTCCAGGGCCCTTAGTCAGGCCTCGAACTGTAGCGGGCCACTGTCTGCCAGTAGATCTTCTGCGTGGAAAG ATGGCTGGCCTATGTCACAGAGGAACTTTCCCCCGTCGTTCTGGAACAGCGCCTACCAGCCGCCATCGGCCAGCATGCCCAGCGCCACTTTAACCGCTGATCCGTACTTATCCGGATCTTTCCATGGCTTTACCGGGTTCCACCCACAAGACGCCTGGCACTACCCCTCCACTTCCCAGTCCCGGCCCCACGGCTTTTCCCACCATCGTTCCATGGCCGCCATGCCGGGCGTCCATGACTTCAGCTACGCCAGCATGGCGTCACCAAGTCATTACAGTCCGCATTACGGGTCCATACTAATGCAGCAGTCATTACGACCGGGGCGACTAGCCCACGGCCTAAGTCACCAATATGACTTGGGAATGTTAGGGAAAAGCCCGGAATCTTGGGGATCAAGGCTGAATGCCACAGGTAGATTAGGCGCTGACTTCACCGCTACATCCTCCCTGGATCCGTCGGCCTCAG